AATTTGTACACAAAAAAGTTGGTATTTTGATTAAAAGGGGTCTTTGTATCTGGACTCATCTCCTCTTTTTTCATTATTGGGGGATTTTTCCAGGTGTCAGAGGCCCATATCAGATCTGTCATTCATCTTAGAGTACAAAAAAAATCCATTCTTTAGTGTGCATATGAACTCTACTGGAGTCTTGATGTGGGAATTTGTACATAAATAGAGGATAATCTTCCACTTTCCCCTTTGCTCTTGTGTCTAAATCTATGTGAAAACACTTACCTattgtttcctttttcttcaTCAGGATAAAGGGTGTCTGTATATAGTAGTAGAGTTTAATCAATCAATCTTGTTAGACTTTTGGCGAGGCCCACAGCTTATTTTGGTGGGCTTCGTCAAGCcaatagaagtataaaatctGTATTTTGCTTTATCTCCTTCTTAAGAAAGGGtgtattagttatatatataattgttaCAGAAGAAAGAGTAAAACAAATAGAGTTTTACTGACCTTACTTTAACATAGTTGGTCACCTAACTTTTGATCTTTTCCTCACATGATTTATGCTTAAGTTGATAGCTTTTTCAACTTTAACAGATGCTTTTCTTATTGATAACTTGCTTTACTTTTATTACTTTCCTTTGTAAGTCTCTTTCCCTTAAGCCACTTCCCTTATGGAGTAGTTCTGATGTGAGATGTTTATCAATCTGGTTTTGGAATgatttcttgattttgaaccCTTTCAAGAAAGAATCTTTTATGTCTTCAAATATGATGACACTGAGGAGGAAGAGCTTCAGCTATAGAGTAGATAATGTTGAGGCAAATTCAGAAATGTCTGTGTTGGATTTGCCTGAATTGGTTTTGGAATGTATTCTTGAGAGGCTCCCACCAGAGGGACTTTGTAGTATGGCAAGTGTTTGTAGCTCTCTGAGGGAGAAATGCACTCGTAAATATCTTTGGGAAAAGCATATGAAAGAAAAATGGGGCAGAGTTCTTGGCCCTGCTGCTCATACAGAGTGGCAGTTGCGTATTTCTTCAAGAAATGATTCAAGTTTCTTTAATCAGGCCAAAGAAAGAGGTTTAATGACTTACCTCTCACAGTTTTGGCCTATTTCATTAGTTAGATCCAATTCTAGTACTAGTTTCCAGAAAAAGGTTTCTCCAGCTATTGATTCAATCATGTCTATGTATATTGCTCTTGAATCTGGCAACTTTTGGTTCCCTGCTCAAGTATACAATCGCGAGGTATCAAcgattttcttaatttcaaatCGTCTGCTTGAATACTTTTTAcctcatttttttttgtgtgaaaTGTATTCACTATTAATATTTTCTCTGTTTCTAATTGCAGAATGGCCATGTTGGTTTTATGCTATCTTGCTATGATGCTGAGCTTAGCTATGGTCGAAGAACCGACACTTTCCAGGCCAGGTAATtggaaatatatatttataaatccAGAGAACTTTCCATTGATAAAAGTTAGACATGAATTTCTTCTGCTTGTCATCAGCAAAAGCTACATATGGAATTAAAAAAGGATCCTCGTGTCTGGTACTGCATGGTTCCACTCTGCAAGAACTCCAAATCATTCTTTGGAAGCTCATCCTCTTCATCATCAATGATTCACTTTCCCTGaaataaccaagatgaatagGGAAATCCCAATTCATTGGGTGTTGCTATACAATCAAATAGAAAGCCCCAAAGGCGCCAGATTCTAGGAGCCCAAAATATGTGATTGAATAAATCCTCTTGCAGGTCAAGGACTCCCCTTGTTCAAACTCCGATTCATATTTTTCATAGAGAAATCTCTGATCAAGGATAGACCAAGAGCCCTTTTGCATCAATTGACTGTAATATTTTTCTGTCCATGAAGATCCCACCATAGCACCAGTCTAGTCTACCTTTCGATCCTCAATGATCAGGATCAAATGGATGCACATTCTCTTTCTTGCAAAGAAGATATACTTCTAACCTCTCAATAACTAATGATTAGGCGAGGCAAAAATTGTTTTGTTCGGATTTTTATGGTCAAAAAGAATAGAGGATTCCTGATTACTCAGACCAGAAATGCTTTCTTCTAGTTATATATATCGATCAATGAATTCTTTGAAATCAGTTTGTTTCTCTAATTTATTTGCAGATATCCTCCACATGGAAGGAGGGCAATGGCAATAGAGACAGGTGTAACATGGGATAGATTAAGAGTTCCCCCTCTTGATATCTCTCCACATGCTCTTTATATCTCTGATTGCTTGACTGAATTATGCCCTGGTGATCACATTGAGATTCAATGGAGAAGAAACAAAGAATTCCCTTATGGTTTGTTCCTCCATAAACCCTTCCAACATTTTCCATTTTAATtagtttttgttgttttttaatagagaaattaagaaaataacaaagaaagacttttgagagaaaaatacTGCAATGAGGCTAAAGAGAATTACATTAGTTTGCTTTCTTGAACTCTACATTTATAAGAACAAAAACAGTAAAAAGATAATGATAAACTAGCCTAGAATATCTTTGCAAAATATATCTTAATAAACTAATTACTAGTAAATAGGAAAAATTAGCTAACCAACTATTAACTAGGATTTATTCAAAAACTGAGCCGTAAAATAAAGTTACTGCAGTTCAAAAGCATAATTCTAACGGTCCTCCTTGCTTGAGGAACCGTAGATTCTACACTTGGCTGGAATTGACCTTATGAATAAATCTGTCAATTAATCTTTTGTCTTGCAAGACTTGTGTACATCTTCTGTTGGATTAAATGAGAAGCTTTTATCTCTCATTTCAACTTGTAAAATCTCCTGCTTAGTGGAATCAAAGATCCGACAATATTTGTccccaaataataatttaaatcctttttttattaaccGACCTACACTCAACAAACTTTTATCAATATCAGCACATAAAAacatcttcaatttttttttacctgaACTTGAATTGATTGTAACAGACCCTTTTCCTTTTGCAGGAATATAGTCTCCATTTTCAATTCTgactttcttatttttcatagaCGCAAACTATTTAAAAAGATTTCTGCTATGTCATATGGTTTGTACAACCACTATCAATCATCCAAAAATCAGATTTTTTGGTTGAAAAGTAGGTTGCCACAAATAAGTGGTCTTTTTCTTTAGTGGTGACTTGGCAATTGCTTCCTCTTTTTGAAATAGCTTCATGACCAAGTTGTTAGCAGATCTTGCACTGTGCATTTGGTCTCTTCCAACACTTATATGGAGGATGTCCATTTTTGCCACAGTGCTGACAAGGTGggtaatttttcaagaatttaccctttgagttttgTGGCTGGCTGGTAATGCTTCTTGAACCATGCCATCTTGCCTCAAAGCCTCCTTTGTTCTTGTGCCCGCAAAGAATTTAACAATTCTGTCAAGGTAATTTTGGATAGATCTTGTGTGTTTTTCAAAATAGTTATACATGCTTCATATCTTTCGGGCATTGTTTCAAGAATGTTTTCaacaattcttgaatttttaaattCAGTGTTTAGCAATCTTACCTTGTTAACCATACCAAGCAATCTGTCAAAATATTCTTTGACTGTTTCTGACTTTTTCATTCTTTGCAATTTGAATTCCCTCATTAAATTTAATACCTCCATTCCTCGTATTCTTTCATCTCCAGCATATTCTTTCTTCAGATaatctcaatttttttggtGATGTGAGTCATGATTTTCGTTGttgaaacaacaacaaacaaagtTGCCTTTGTCTTGGACTTAGTGATTTTCTTTTCCTTGTAACTCTTGATTTGGGCCACGGTGGAATTATTAGGCAGCAGATTAACTTCATAATCCTCTTCCACGGCTTCCCAAAGATCAAGAGCCTCCAAGTAGACTTTCATTCTTACAGCCCATAGTTGATAGTTCTCACCATCAAAAATAGAAGGAGTTATTCGTGAAAAGCTATTTTCGGAATTCATTTTTTCACTCATAAGTCCCTCAAGAAAAAAGGCTCTAGATACcaattgttgatttttttaataaagaaattaagaaaataacaaagaaagactttgagagaaaaataCTTCAATGAAGCCAAAGAGAATAACATTAGTTTGCTTTTTTGAACTCTACATTTATAAGAACAAACACAGTAAAAAGATAATGATAAACTGGCCTAGAATATCTCTGCAAATTATatcttaataaattaattactaataaatagaaaaaactaGTTAATCAACTATTAACTACGATTTATTCAAAAATTGAGTTGTAAAATAAAGTTTCTGAAGCTCCAAAGCATAATTCTAACAGTTTTGAAACAAcgatatatatttttatcacaCTGTAGAGTTGAGGATCTATAAAAATAGTCCCTACATTCCAAAGTAGGTTTTTTTTGCATACATTTTATTCTACTCTTCTTAGACCctattttgtgggattacattggtatattgttgttgtattttcaCTTTTGCCTTTCCTCTTCCTTCCTATGCTACTTGAGAAGATTGAACAAAAGTACTAAGTGTTGGTTTTGTTTTTGGTGTCTTTGATTTGGTCAAATTGGATTAAATGAAAAGTAGACTTGATCAGAGCAATTAAAACTTTGGGTgtatattaatattttgaaaatttgaaaagtcttcactcttttttaaatttcaaattttgaaatttcctCCTTTCATATCTTTGTAATCTTCCACTCTCTCATTCATCCTCTTTTTAGATTTCTCTTTCCCtgatctttttttcttcttttttgtaaattcctctattttcttcttattcttctttatgATCTTTGTTGCTATTGTCATTGTCATTGACGTTCATCATTTTTTATTgcccttcttctttttctctttttggtcCCTTTTTTTTACAACTTGTTGCAACATGTTGCTTATATTGTAATAGGTTAACAATCTGTTGTAATAAATAGGACATCTGTTGCAAGAAATTGCGAATCTGCTGCAAGAGATGACTTATCTGTTGCAACAACTTTAGCAGTTGTGAGGTGAAGGAGAGAATGGTTATGGCGGCAAAGAAGGTGTTGATGTTGGTGgtaacaatgaaggtggaggtGGTGGTTGTTGTGGCGGCGACAATAGAGGAGAATGAGGTGGCAACGGTGGTGGTGGAGGAAGTGGCGGTGATGGAAGAGGAGGAAGTGGCGGTGATggaaaaagaagaggaagaattgGTGGGTGGTGGACGTGGTGACGGCAGCAGAAGAAGAGGGGATGGCGATGGCAAAAAGGTAGAGGAGGAAGTGGTGGTGATggaaaaagaagaggaagaattgGTGGGTGGTGAACGTGGTGACGACGATGGTGACGGCGGCAGAAAGGTAGAGTGGGTAGGAGGAGGGGGAAGGGGTGGGATGGGAAAGATAGCGTTTTTGTGTAAATAATAAGACTTGGTTTTAAAATTAGTGTCATTAGCACTAATCTTAAAATTGTTATCTCTACTCAACAATTAAGATTTGAAtcactttttcttaattttgaaattctattgtCACCTTTAACTAAAATTCCAGATTACTGGGTGGATGATGCGTTACAAACAGGAAAGAGGACTACTCATAGTCATATTTCCAACTTGCTAGaatcttctttgttttttcaaAAGGTCCTTTTTTTCCTGATCTCCCAAAACGTGTTGAACTGTTAAACCTGCTTTAATTGACCACAACTTTTTATTGATAAACTTTGGAATATATTTTCAACAGTGCATGTTGGGAGTGCTATGAACagttcttatttatttattttttcaaatgaaaGGTGGCCAACCTTTCTTGTTTGGTAGAAAGTTTAATCAGCTGGTTAACAGAACCTTGACATCCTATTATTTGATTGGATTCCACTGTCAATTCCTTTCTGCGAAATGTGTTGAACTTAG
This region of Solanum dulcamara chromosome 9, daSolDulc1.2, whole genome shotgun sequence genomic DNA includes:
- the LOC129904435 gene encoding F-box protein At2g32560-like isoform X2 — encoded protein: MLFLLITCFTFITFLCKSLSLKPLPLWSSSDVRCLSIWFWNDFLILNPFKKESFMSSNMMTLRRKSFSYRVDNVEANSEMSVLDLPELVLECILERLPPEGLCSMASVCSSLREKCTRKYLWEKHMKEKWGRVLGPAAHTEWQLRISSRNDSSFFNQAKERGLMTYLSQFWPISLVRSNSSTSFQKKVSPAIDSIMSMYIALESGNFWFPAQVYNRENGHVGFMLSCYDAELSYGRRTDTFQARYPPHGRRAMAIETGVTWDRLRVPPLDISPHALYISDCLTELCPGDHIEIQWRRNKEFPYGHLLQEIANLLQEMTYLLQQL
- the LOC129904435 gene encoding F-box protein At2g32560-like isoform X1, with protein sequence MLFLLITCFTFITFLCKSLSLKPLPLWSSSDVRCLSIWFWNDFLILNPFKKESFMSSNMMTLRRKSFSYRVDNVEANSEMSVLDLPELVLECILERLPPEGLCSMASVCSSLREKCTRKYLWEKHMKEKWGRVLGPAAHTEWQLRISSRNDSSFFNQAKERGLMTYLSQFWPISLVRSNSSTSFQKKVSPAIDSIMSMYIALESGNFWFPAQVYNRENGHVGFMLSCYDAELSYGRRTDTFQARYPPHGRRAMAIETGVTWDRLRVPPLDISPHALYISDCLTELCPGDHIEIQWRRNKEFPYGWWYGVVGHLETCDGNEYYCRCHDSDTVVLEFKQYTHGSRWRTTHIDRKDHREEGNEADGFYGGIRKLKSNEEISMWRHLWPSDVLE